Proteins from one Parvibaculum lavamentivorans DS-1 genomic window:
- a CDS encoding acyltransferase family protein yields MTVPYRPSVDGLRAVAVISVMLFHAEVPGFSGGFVGVDVFFVISGYLITGIILQQQATKSFSLLHFYERRARRILPALFLIMSVTLVAAALLTAPFRFAEIAESAAAALSFTANIYFWASSDYFATAARIQPLIHTWSLGVEEQFYIVFPLLMLVFARAKRASLGIAISSLAIASLIVSEIMARHHPNAAFYLPHSRAYELLAGSLIALYRPTGDTLGPRISAVLRASGAIMIAASVGTYHEGMVLPGFAMLLPVLGVALMLLADDRDEPLAQALSWRPLVFVGLCSYSLYLWHQPILALARIATTDHLNLGGSIVILALCVPLSWLSWRYVEQPFRDGRKINIKPFVLTASGVGAAILATSAVMIQTRGLEFMARPEYVDMQAHFDRGGKERAEGIHLSTCHFRSDTGSPDLFLKQWNCLGSGKGASVLILGDSHAADKAFALRAVGIEPAQMTAPGCGIVQHAFSEHCLALYRTAIERLKDRPDLRILFTQSVTHHPLTKDDIATAAELFKSFGRTVVWLSPMPSFPNIRDEMANRALSGNNPFSGTYPFKNDAAVSAKALMVEVATDGAVFDTQKAFCEAGEIEPCSPYAKQDLLLVDQDHVSSAGARAIGAAMSLFLFGEAAPAGGAKAVPAP; encoded by the coding sequence ATGACTGTGCCTTACCGACCCTCAGTCGACGGCCTGCGCGCTGTCGCCGTTATCTCCGTTATGCTGTTTCACGCCGAAGTGCCGGGCTTCTCAGGCGGCTTTGTCGGTGTAGATGTATTTTTTGTGATCAGCGGCTATTTGATCACGGGCATCATTCTACAGCAGCAGGCGACGAAATCGTTTTCCCTGCTCCACTTCTACGAACGGCGGGCGCGGCGCATCCTGCCTGCCCTCTTCCTGATCATGTCCGTAACTCTCGTTGCCGCTGCTTTGCTCACGGCGCCGTTCCGCTTTGCCGAAATTGCGGAATCGGCGGCGGCCGCGCTGTCCTTCACGGCAAACATCTATTTCTGGGCAAGCAGCGACTATTTCGCGACGGCGGCCCGTATCCAGCCTCTCATTCACACCTGGTCGCTCGGCGTCGAGGAGCAGTTCTACATCGTCTTTCCGCTCCTAATGCTCGTCTTCGCGCGGGCGAAGCGGGCCTCGCTCGGCATTGCTATCTCGAGCCTCGCAATCGCATCGCTGATCGTCAGCGAGATCATGGCCCGGCATCATCCGAACGCCGCCTTTTACCTGCCGCACTCGCGCGCATACGAACTGCTTGCTGGATCCCTGATCGCATTGTACCGGCCGACCGGCGACACATTGGGGCCCCGAATAAGCGCCGTGCTTCGGGCAAGCGGTGCAATAATGATTGCAGCTTCGGTGGGAACCTATCACGAGGGCATGGTTCTGCCAGGCTTTGCCATGCTCCTGCCCGTGCTGGGAGTGGCGCTCATGCTCCTTGCCGATGACCGCGATGAGCCGCTTGCACAGGCGCTCTCCTGGCGGCCATTGGTCTTCGTCGGATTGTGCTCATACTCATTATATCTTTGGCACCAGCCGATATTAGCCCTCGCAAGAATTGCCACCACCGATCATCTCAATCTCGGTGGCAGCATTGTCATTCTTGCGCTGTGCGTCCCGCTTTCGTGGCTCTCATGGCGCTATGTCGAACAGCCGTTCCGCGACGGCAGAAAAATAAATATCAAGCCGTTCGTACTCACGGCAAGCGGTGTCGGCGCCGCCATACTCGCAACGAGCGCGGTAATGATACAGACGCGCGGACTTGAGTTCATGGCGCGCCCTGAATATGTCGATATGCAGGCTCATTTCGACCGCGGCGGAAAAGAGCGGGCCGAAGGCATTCATTTGAGCACATGCCATTTCCGCAGCGACACCGGCTCGCCCGACCTCTTCCTGAAGCAGTGGAACTGCCTCGGCAGCGGAAAAGGCGCTTCGGTGTTAATCCTCGGCGACAGCCATGCAGCCGACAAGGCCTTCGCGTTGCGCGCCGTCGGTATCGAACCCGCTCAAATGACGGCGCCCGGCTGCGGTATCGTTCAACACGCGTTTTCAGAACACTGTCTCGCCTTGTACCGTACCGCGATAGAACGCCTGAAGGACCGCCCCGACCTTCGAATCCTGTTCACCCAATCCGTCACTCATCACCCGCTGACTAAAGACGATATCGCCACAGCGGCGGAGCTGTTCAAATCGTTCGGCAGGACCGTCGTCTGGCTGTCGCCCATGCCTTCATTCCCGAACATTCGCGACGAGATGGCAAATCGTGCTTTAAGTGGCAACAATCCATTCTCCGGCACATATCCGTTTAAGAATGACGCCGCCGTGAGCGCAAAGGCCCTGATGGTCGAGGTAGCCACCGACGGCGCCGTATTTGATACGCAGAAAGCATTTTGCGAAGCGGGTGAGATCGAGCCGTGCAGCCCCTACGCCAAACAGGACCTGCTGCTGGTCGATCAGGACCATGTTTCCTCAGCCGGAGCACGCGCAATCGGTGCAGCCATGAGCCTCTTCCTGTTCGGCGAGGCAGCCCCCGCGGGCGGGGCCAAGGCCGTTCCCGCACCCTGA
- the murC gene encoding UDP-N-acetylmuramate--L-alanine ligase: MRPAPLDIGNIHFVGIGGIGMSGIAEVMHNLGYTVQGSDLADSANVKRLKGLGIKVFIGQKAENLAEAQVIVVSSAIRADNPELMEARARFLPVVRRAEMLAELMRLKSCVAIGGTHGKTTTTSLVAAILDKAGLDPTVINGGIINAYGTNARLGGGEWMVVEADESDGTFVKLPATIAIVTNIDPEHLDYYGSFDAAKDAFLAFVENVPFYGAAVMCIDHPEVQALIGRVRDRRIVTYGTNPQADIRATNARVEDGFNVFDVAITDRKTGTAREMTGVRLAMHGTHNMLNSLAAIGVATQMGIADDKIRAALEGFGGVKRRFTFVGSWNDVNIYDDYGHHPVEIAAVLQAARSATKGRTIAVVQPHRYTRLHNLFDEFCACFNDADAVIVADVYEAGEKPIEGASRDALVEGLRDRGHRNVMALDGPEALPRLIAETARPGDLVVCLGAGSITYWANALPDDLAKLGGKKKAAAKSAAKTKAKPKKGRGK; this comes from the coding sequence ATGCGCCCGGCACCTCTCGACATCGGCAATATCCATTTCGTCGGCATCGGCGGCATCGGCATGAGCGGCATTGCCGAAGTCATGCACAATCTCGGCTACACGGTCCAGGGCAGCGATCTTGCCGACAGCGCCAATGTGAAGCGGTTGAAAGGCCTTGGCATCAAGGTCTTCATCGGACAGAAGGCGGAAAACCTCGCGGAAGCGCAAGTCATTGTGGTGTCGTCCGCCATTCGCGCCGACAATCCCGAACTGATGGAAGCCCGCGCGCGCTTTCTTCCTGTCGTGCGCCGCGCCGAAATGCTGGCGGAGCTCATGCGTCTCAAGAGCTGCGTCGCCATCGGCGGCACGCATGGCAAGACGACGACGACATCGCTCGTCGCGGCCATTCTCGACAAGGCGGGGCTCGACCCGACCGTCATCAATGGCGGCATCATCAATGCCTATGGCACGAATGCGCGGCTCGGCGGCGGCGAGTGGATGGTGGTCGAGGCCGATGAATCCGACGGCACCTTCGTGAAGCTGCCCGCGACCATCGCCATCGTCACCAATATTGACCCGGAACATCTCGACTATTACGGCAGCTTCGACGCCGCGAAGGACGCCTTCCTCGCTTTCGTCGAAAACGTGCCGTTCTACGGCGCCGCCGTGATGTGCATCGATCATCCGGAAGTGCAGGCGCTGATCGGCCGCGTGCGCGACCGGCGCATCGTGACCTACGGCACCAATCCGCAGGCCGATATCCGCGCCACCAATGCGCGCGTCGAAGACGGTTTCAATGTGTTCGACGTCGCCATCACCGACCGCAAGACGGGTACCGCGCGCGAGATGACGGGCGTGCGCCTCGCCATGCACGGCACGCATAATATGCTGAACAGCCTCGCGGCTATCGGCGTTGCGACGCAGATGGGCATTGCGGACGACAAGATCCGCGCGGCGCTGGAAGGTTTCGGCGGCGTGAAGCGGCGCTTCACGTTTGTGGGAAGCTGGAACGACGTCAACATCTATGACGACTACGGCCACCATCCCGTCGAGATCGCGGCGGTGCTGCAGGCGGCGCGCTCCGCCACCAAGGGCCGCACCATCGCCGTGGTGCAGCCGCATCGCTATACGCGGCTTCACAATCTCTTCGACGAATTCTGCGCCTGCTTCAACGATGCCGATGCAGTGATCGTGGCCGATGTCTATGAAGCGGGCGAGAAGCCCATCGAGGGCGCGAGCCGCGATGCGCTGGTCGAAGGCCTGCGCGACCGTGGACATCGCAACGTGATGGCGCTTGACGGGCCTGAAGCCCTGCCGCGTCTGATCGCCGAAACCGCCAGGCCGGGCGACCTTGTCGTTTGCCTCGGCGCGGGCAGCATCACCTATTGGGCAAACGCGCTGCCGGACGATCTGGCGAAGCTCGGCGGAAAGAAGAAAGCCGCCGCGAAGAGCGCAGCGAAGACCAAGGCGAAGCCGAAAAAAGGGAGGGGGAAATGA
- a CDS encoding cell division protein FtsQ/DivIB — translation MRQVKKVSRTGVRAAPRKKGSKIAPGKRRNGAANRTFGRRAERPSGPIGLWIENMREGNFGMRPFAYVALAMIAGVILYGTVIGGHAENGANAVTHHVNRLLALSGFSIQDVTVTGRAQTRKDDLLTAVGIERGDPIFGFDTEAARQRIERLDWVRSATVTRLLPDTIRIEVSERRPFALWQRGGELSIVDAEGRPITDEGVQDFAHLPFIVGFGAPRAAPELLTLMQKERPELLQRVRAFVRVSDRRWNLRLENGVDVKLPEVGVAKALADLTAYDTKYRVLSRDIVAVDLRLPDRVSVELTEDAASGKGIATDATLKKSVVRPGQAGRGGNT, via the coding sequence ATGCGACAGGTGAAGAAAGTGTCGCGCACGGGCGTGCGCGCCGCGCCGCGCAAGAAGGGCTCGAAGATCGCGCCGGGCAAGCGCCGCAACGGCGCCGCGAACCGGACGTTCGGCCGCCGCGCGGAGCGGCCGTCGGGCCCTATCGGTCTCTGGATCGAGAATATGCGCGAAGGCAATTTCGGCATGCGGCCCTTCGCCTATGTGGCGCTGGCGATGATCGCAGGCGTGATCCTTTACGGCACGGTGATCGGCGGCCATGCGGAGAACGGCGCCAATGCGGTGACGCATCACGTGAATCGCCTTCTGGCGCTGTCCGGTTTCAGCATCCAGGACGTGACCGTGACCGGCCGTGCGCAGACCCGGAAAGACGATCTTCTCACCGCTGTCGGCATCGAGCGGGGCGACCCGATTTTCGGCTTCGACACGGAAGCGGCGCGGCAGCGGATCGAGCGGCTCGACTGGGTGCGCTCGGCAACCGTCACGCGGCTTCTGCCGGACACGATCCGCATCGAGGTGAGCGAGCGGCGGCCTTTCGCGCTCTGGCAGCGCGGGGGCGAGCTTTCCATCGTCGATGCCGAAGGCCGTCCGATCACGGATGAGGGCGTGCAGGATTTCGCGCATTTGCCTTTCATCGTCGGCTTCGGCGCGCCGCGGGCGGCGCCGGAACTGCTGACGCTGATGCAGAAAGAGCGGCCGGAGCTGCTGCAGCGCGTGCGCGCCTTCGTGCGCGTCAGCGACCGGCGCTGGAATTTGCGGCTTGAGAACGGCGTCGACGTGAAGCTGCCCGAGGTGGGCGTTGCGAAGGCACTGGCGGATCTTACCGCCTACGACACGAAATACAGGGTTCTGTCGCGCGACATCGTCGCCGTCGATCTCCGGCTTCCCGATCGCGTCTCGGTGGAGCTGACGGAAGACGCCGCGAGCGGCAAGGGTATCGCGACCGACGCGACGTTGAAGAAAAGCGTGGTCCGGCCGGGGCAGGCCGGCCGTGGAGGCAATACATGA
- the ftsA gene encoding cell division protein FtsA, whose translation MNMVSLGSRSFQGRPVAAGRSGTIAALDVGSSKISCFIAKIEPGRLANGHAPVRVIGIGHQVSRGIRAGAVVDMDAAEEAIRVAVDAAERMAGVTIRDVVVGFSGAEPKSQTVGVRASITGGEVGDADVSRLIHHAQANFQPEGRDVLHAIPTNYSVDGSRGVRDPRGMFGEKLGVEVHMVSALRGPLRNLELCIERCHLSVAGIAVSPYASGLACLVEDEMDLGVAMIDMGGGTTSLAIFFEGAMVYCDSVSIGGNHITNDIARGLSTPLSHAERMKTLYGSALASPSDEREMIDVPQVGESDADSANHIPRSMLTGIIQPRLEETFELVRDRMEASGYGRLAGRRVVLTGGAAQLNGARELAARMLDKQVRVGQPVRLTGLAEATGGPAFSTCAGLLAYSQISPLDAAGGDDGDEAAMPRGQIRRFGRWLKENF comes from the coding sequence ATGAATATGGTCAGTCTGGGGTCGAGGAGTTTTCAGGGCAGGCCCGTCGCGGCGGGACGGTCCGGCACGATCGCGGCGCTCGATGTGGGGTCGAGCAAGATCTCGTGCTTCATTGCGAAGATCGAGCCGGGGCGGCTTGCGAACGGCCATGCGCCGGTGCGCGTCATCGGCATCGGGCATCAGGTATCGCGCGGCATTCGCGCGGGCGCGGTGGTCGACATGGATGCGGCGGAAGAGGCGATCCGTGTGGCGGTCGATGCGGCGGAGCGGATGGCGGGTGTCACGATCCGCGACGTGGTTGTCGGCTTTTCCGGCGCGGAGCCGAAGAGCCAGACGGTCGGCGTGCGCGCCTCGATCACGGGCGGCGAGGTCGGCGATGCCGATGTGTCGCGGCTCATTCATCACGCGCAGGCGAATTTCCAGCCGGAAGGGCGCGACGTTCTCCATGCGATCCCGACCAATTACAGCGTCGACGGCAGCCGGGGCGTGCGCGATCCGCGCGGCATGTTCGGCGAGAAGCTCGGTGTCGAGGTGCATATGGTCAGCGCGCTGCGCGGGCCGCTCAGGAACCTCGAACTCTGCATCGAACGCTGCCACCTCAGCGTGGCGGGCATCGCCGTGTCGCCCTATGCGAGCGGGCTTGCCTGCCTGGTCGAGGACGAGATGGATCTCGGCGTCGCGATGATCGACATGGGCGGCGGCACGACGTCGCTCGCCATCTTCTTCGAAGGCGCGATGGTTTACTGCGATTCCGTGTCAATTGGCGGGAATCACATTACTAATGATATTGCGCGGGGGCTCTCCACACCGCTCTCACATGCAGAGCGGATGAAGACGTTATACGGGAGCGCGCTTGCGAGCCCCTCGGACGAAAGAGAGATGATCGACGTGCCGCAGGTAGGCGAGAGCGATGCCGATTCGGCCAACCATATTCCGAGGTCGATGCTGACCGGCATCATCCAGCCGCGGCTGGAGGAGACGTTCGAGCTTGTGCGGGACCGGATGGAAGCGAGCGGCTATGGCCGGCTCGCGGGCAGGCGCGTGGTGCTGACGGGCGGCGCGGCGCAGCTCAACGGTGCGCGCGAACTCGCGGCCCGTATGCTCGACAAGCAGGTGCGGGTGGGCCAGCCGGTCCGCCTGACGGGGCTTGCCGAGGCGACGGGCGGGCCCGCCTTCTCCACATGCGCGGGCCTTCTCGCCTATTCGCAAATCTCTCCTCTCGATGCCGCCGGCGGCGATGACGGCGACGAGGCGGCCATGCCGCGCGGACAGATCCGCCGGTTCGGCCGCTGGCTGAAGGAGAACTTCTGA
- the murG gene encoding undecaprenyldiphospho-muramoylpentapeptide beta-N-acetylglucosaminyltransferase produces MTHYPNGPIVIAAGGTGGHLFPGQALAQELRRRGRRIVLMTDERVQRFDKLFPDADIYAVPSATPSGKGIAGLLRAAPSILAGVARSFSILQRVKPAALIGFGGYPTLPPVLAAILRGVPACVHEQNAVLGRVNRLAGPHVQAIASTFDAPKFLKARDAGKLVLTGNPVRDAVIAQAGAAYETPGNEGKIKLLVFGGSQGARVMSDIVPLALARLPERLRRRLSVVQQCRAEDIARVGEIYSAADIDAELNAFFDDMPARIAACHLVIGRSGASTVSELAVIGRPAILVPLPHSLDNDQKANAEKLAQAGAAWMIEQKYFTEDALCERLEKLFEDPADLEAAARAAKAQGQPNAVRDLADLVEALGRGEFRALRRRGRNGGKSDGDAKLLKFAIGGA; encoded by the coding sequence ATGACGCATTATCCGAACGGTCCCATCGTCATTGCCGCCGGCGGCACGGGCGGGCATCTCTTCCCCGGTCAGGCGTTGGCGCAGGAATTGCGCCGCCGCGGCCGCCGCATCGTGCTGATGACGGATGAGCGCGTGCAACGCTTCGACAAGCTTTTCCCGGACGCGGATATCTATGCGGTACCTTCGGCGACACCTTCAGGCAAAGGCATCGCCGGTCTGCTGCGCGCCGCACCGTCCATTCTGGCGGGCGTGGCGCGCTCCTTCTCCATCCTGCAGCGGGTGAAGCCCGCCGCGTTGATCGGCTTTGGCGGCTATCCGACCTTGCCGCCCGTTCTTGCCGCGATCCTGCGCGGTGTGCCGGCCTGTGTGCATGAGCAGAACGCGGTGCTCGGCCGCGTGAACCGGCTTGCCGGTCCGCATGTCCAGGCCATCGCCTCTACATTCGACGCACCGAAATTTCTGAAGGCGCGCGATGCGGGCAAGCTCGTGCTCACCGGCAATCCCGTTCGCGATGCCGTGATCGCGCAGGCGGGCGCTGCCTATGAGACCCCGGGCAACGAAGGCAAGATCAAGCTTCTCGTTTTCGGCGGCAGCCAGGGCGCGCGCGTGATGAGCGATATCGTGCCGCTCGCGCTGGCGCGTTTGCCGGAACGGCTAAGGCGGCGGCTCTCCGTCGTGCAGCAATGCCGCGCCGAAGACATTGCGCGGGTCGGCGAAATATATAGTGCGGCGGACATTGACGCCGAACTCAATGCCTTCTTCGACGACATGCCGGCCCGTATTGCCGCCTGCCATCTCGTGATCGGCCGCTCCGGCGCATCGACGGTAAGCGAGCTCGCCGTGATCGGCCGGCCCGCCATTCTGGTGCCGCTGCCGCATTCGCTCGACAACGACCAGAAGGCAAATGCCGAGAAGCTCGCACAGGCGGGCGCAGCCTGGATGATCGAGCAGAAATATTTCACCGAGGATGCGCTTTGCGAGCGGCTGGAAAAGCTGTTCGAGGATCCCGCCGATCTTGAAGCCGCCGCCCGCGCCGCCAAGGCGCAAGGGCAGCCCAATGCCGTGCGCGATCTTGCCGATCTCGTGGAGGCGCTGGGGCGCGGCGAATTCCGTGCGCTTCGCCGCCGCGGCCGCAATGGCGGCAAGAGCGACGGCGACGCCAAGCTCCTCAAGTTCGCGATAGGAGGTGCATGA
- the ftsZ gene encoding cell division protein FtsZ: MSIKLSVPQTQELKPRITVFGVGGAGGNAVNNMIEAGLEGVEFVVANTDAQALALSSADRRIQLGASITEGLGAGSRPEVGCAAAEEALHEISEHLQGAHMVFITAGMGGGTGTGAAPVIARAARENGILTVGVVTKPFQFEGSRRMRLAEEGIRDLQQYVDTLIIIPNQNLFRVANENTTFADAFGMADQVLHSGVAGITDLMMKPGLINLDFADVRTVMNEMGKAMMGTGDASGENRAIEAAEAAISNPLLDEVSMKGAKGVLINITGGMDLTLYEVDEAANRIRSEVDPDANIIVGSTFDNSLEGRMRVSVVATGIEAEAGQVQRPESQPAQVRAVQAPAGRSAAAPFPAQTVRTLNPVQAQVERIEERLAPAAAQSELGIETAETAPAARSNGQFDPKDYEAEVIIHKPEPRQQPVRAEVEAPVVRAEAVRAEPRAPRIPGDLDRVQKADIPGFLGQRAAPVQQSRAPKKGPTFFERLTGNRRKENEEPAPAPQQRREPTVAQRAAKPEPRMQPENRPESLSASTESRLVQPSYEEEQLEIPTFLRRQAN, translated from the coding sequence ATGAGCATCAAACTTTCGGTTCCCCAGACGCAGGAACTCAAGCCCCGCATCACAGTGTTCGGCGTTGGCGGCGCCGGCGGCAATGCGGTCAACAACATGATCGAGGCGGGCCTCGAAGGCGTGGAATTCGTGGTGGCGAATACCGACGCACAGGCGCTCGCACTGTCCTCGGCCGACCGGCGCATCCAGCTCGGCGCGTCGATCACGGAAGGCCTCGGTGCCGGTTCGCGGCCCGAAGTCGGCTGCGCGGCGGCGGAAGAGGCACTGCATGAGATCTCGGAGCACCTGCAGGGCGCTCATATGGTCTTCATCACCGCCGGCATGGGCGGCGGCACGGGCACGGGCGCGGCGCCCGTCATCGCCCGCGCGGCGCGCGAAAACGGCATTCTCACGGTCGGCGTTGTCACGAAGCCGTTCCAGTTCGAAGGCTCGCGCCGGATGCGGCTCGCGGAAGAGGGTATCCGCGACCTGCAGCAATATGTCGATACGCTCATCATCATCCCGAATCAGAATCTCTTCCGGGTCGCGAACGAGAACACGACCTTCGCCGATGCTTTCGGCATGGCGGACCAGGTGCTGCATTCGGGCGTGGCCGGCATCACCGACCTCATGATGAAGCCGGGCCTCATCAATCTCGACTTCGCGGACGTTCGTACCGTGATGAACGAGATGGGCAAGGCCATGATGGGCACGGGCGATGCGAGCGGCGAAAACCGCGCCATCGAAGCCGCCGAGGCCGCGATCTCCAATCCGCTGCTCGACGAAGTGTCGATGAAGGGCGCCAAGGGCGTGCTCATCAACATCACCGGCGGCATGGACCTGACACTTTATGAAGTGGACGAGGCGGCAAACCGCATCCGCTCGGAAGTCGATCCGGACGCCAACATCATCGTCGGCTCGACCTTCGACAATTCGCTCGAGGGCCGCATGCGCGTCTCTGTCGTGGCGACGGGCATCGAAGCGGAAGCAGGCCAGGTGCAGCGGCCCGAAAGCCAACCGGCGCAGGTCCGCGCCGTGCAGGCTCCTGCCGGCCGCAGCGCTGCCGCCCCCTTCCCGGCGCAGACCGTCCGCACCCTCAATCCGGTGCAGGCGCAGGTGGAGCGGATCGAGGAGCGTCTTGCTCCTGCCGCCGCGCAGAGCGAACTCGGCATCGAAACGGCGGAGACCGCGCCTGCCGCGCGGTCGAACGGCCAGTTCGATCCGAAGGACTATGAAGCCGAGGTCATCATCCACAAGCCTGAGCCCCGGCAGCAGCCGGTGCGGGCGGAAGTGGAGGCACCGGTGGTGCGGGCCGAGGCGGTTCGCGCCGAACCGAGGGCACCGCGCATCCCGGGCGATCTCGACCGGGTGCAGAAGGCGGACATTCCGGGCTTCCTGGGCCAGCGCGCCGCGCCTGTCCAGCAGTCCCGGGCGCCGAAAAAGGGCCCGACCTTCTTCGAACGCCTGACCGGCAACCGCCGCAAGGAGAACGAGGAGCCGGCGCCGGCGCCGCAGCAGCGCCGCGAGCCGACGGTGGCCCAGCGGGCCGCCAAGCCGGAGCCGCGCATGCAGCCGGAGAACCGGCCTGAAAGTCTGTCGGCCTCGACGGAAAGCCGCCTCGTGCAGCCTTCCTACGAAGAAGAGCAACTCGAGATCCCGACTTTCCTGCGCCGCCAGGCGAACTAG
- the murB gene encoding UDP-N-acetylmuramate dehydrogenase: MMAAEATAALIDRLPKVRGELVADAPLAPLTWFRAGGNAEVLFRPADADDLAAFLAGTPADVPVTIIGVGSNLLVREGGVPGVVIRLGRGFMNIEIEGTCVRAGTAALDVAVSRAAQEAGLAGLEFYRGIPGSIGGALRMNGGAYGRETKDVLVEAVAIDRAGKRHVLTNADMHYTYRHCGAPDDLIFVEALFQGTPGNAEDILRRMNEITSSREATQPIRTRTGGSTFKNPEGHKSWQLIDAAGCRGLRKGGAQVSELHCNFLINTGDATASDIEDLGEEVRARVKETSGVTLEWEIRRIGIRKERGGA; this comes from the coding sequence ATGATGGCTGCCGAAGCCACCGCCGCTCTCATCGACCGGCTGCCCAAGGTTCGCGGCGAGCTTGTCGCCGATGCGCCGCTTGCGCCGCTCACCTGGTTTCGCGCGGGCGGCAATGCGGAAGTGCTCTTCCGTCCGGCGGATGCGGATGATCTGGCGGCGTTCCTCGCCGGGACGCCGGCGGATGTGCCTGTCACGATCATCGGCGTCGGTTCCAACCTGCTGGTGCGCGAGGGCGGTGTACCCGGCGTCGTCATCCGGCTCGGGCGGGGGTTCATGAATATCGAGATCGAGGGGACCTGTGTTCGCGCGGGAACCGCGGCGCTCGACGTTGCGGTTTCCCGCGCGGCGCAGGAAGCAGGACTTGCCGGCCTCGAATTCTATCGCGGCATTCCGGGCTCCATCGGCGGCGCGCTGCGCATGAATGGCGGTGCCTATGGCCGCGAAACGAAGGATGTGCTGGTGGAGGCCGTCGCCATCGACCGGGCAGGCAAGCGGCATGTGCTGACGAATGCCGACATGCACTACACCTATCGCCATTGCGGCGCGCCGGACGATCTCATTTTCGTCGAGGCGCTGTTTCAGGGCACGCCGGGCAATGCCGAGGACATCCTGCGGCGCATGAACGAAATCACCTCGTCGCGCGAGGCGACACAGCCGATCCGCACGCGCACGGGCGGCTCGACCTTCAAGAATCCCGAAGGTCACAAGTCCTGGCAGCTGATCGACGCGGCGGGCTGCCGCGGGCTGCGCAAGGGCGGGGCGCAGGTGTCGGAGCTGCATTGCAACTTCCTCATCAATACGGGCGACGCAACCGCCAGCGACATCGAAGACCTTGGCGAGGAAGTGCGCGCGCGCGTGAAGGAGACGAGCGGCGTGACGCTGGAATGGGAAATCCGCCGCATCGGCATTCGTAAAGAGAGGGGCGGGGCATGA
- a CDS encoding D-alanine--D-alanine ligase, producing MSQAKHVAVLKGGWSAEREVSLVSGKGCAEALRKHGYRVTEIDAGRDLADQILKVKPDVAFNALHGRWGEDGCVQGLLEILRVPYTHSGVLASALAMHKERAKFVFRAAGLPVAESVVVPREQAAHGHVMDPPYVIKPVSEGSSVGVFIVRAGDNRPPAELTSAEWNLGDEVMAERYIAGRELTCAVMGEEIFGVTEIIANTTFYDYEAKYQTGGSRHIIPAPIDADIYAEVQRVTLAAHKALGCRGVSRADFRFDDTRPGKPELILLEVNTQPGMTPTSLVPELANLAGYSYGELVSWMVEEASCDR from the coding sequence ATGAGCCAGGCAAAGCATGTCGCCGTTCTGAAAGGCGGATGGAGCGCCGAGCGCGAGGTGAGCCTCGTCTCCGGCAAGGGCTGTGCCGAGGCGCTGCGCAAGCATGGCTACCGCGTGACCGAGATCGATGCGGGGCGCGATCTTGCCGACCAGATATTGAAAGTGAAGCCGGACGTCGCTTTCAACGCGCTGCATGGCCGCTGGGGCGAAGATGGCTGCGTCCAGGGGCTGCTTGAAATTCTCCGCGTGCCTTACACGCATTCGGGCGTGCTCGCCTCCGCGCTGGCGATGCACAAGGAACGGGCGAAGTTCGTTTTCCGCGCCGCCGGTCTTCCGGTCGCCGAAAGCGTCGTGGTGCCGCGCGAGCAGGCGGCGCATGGCCATGTGATGGACCCCCCCTACGTCATCAAGCCGGTGAGCGAAGGCTCCTCCGTCGGTGTCTTCATCGTGCGCGCGGGCGACAACAGGCCGCCCGCCGAACTTACCTCGGCGGAATGGAACCTCGGCGACGAGGTGATGGCGGAACGCTATATCGCGGGCCGCGAACTTACCTGCGCCGTGATGGGTGAGGAAATATTCGGCGTCACCGAAATCATCGCCAATACGACTTTCTACGATTACGAGGCGAAGTATCAGACCGGCGGTTCGCGCCACATCATCCCGGCGCCCATCGATGCAGACATCTATGCCGAGGTGCAGCGCGTGACGCTGGCCGCGCACAAGGCGCTTGGCTGCCGGGGCGTTTCCCGCGCCGATTTCCGCTTCGACGATACGCGGCCGGGCAAGCCCGAACTCATTCTCCTCGAAGTGAACACGCAGCCGGGCATGACGCCGACATCGCTCGTGCCGGAGCTTGCCAATCTCGCCGGCTATTCCTACGGCGAGCTGGTGAGCTGGATGGTGGAGGAAGCATCATGCGACAGGTGA